The Mytilus galloprovincialis chromosome 4, xbMytGall1.hap1.1, whole genome shotgun sequence genome contains a region encoding:
- the LOC143073746 gene encoding putative G-protein coupled receptor No9 has protein sequence MYQRKRNSFLIPTTLTLTIINLVNLAGNSLVIIAVITTTKLRTNTNTYIVSLACSDILLGIFVIPFSASLEILTYWPFGVVWCSIRLAIDVLICTASILNLLAINFDRYLAVTKPIQYASAMSRCRSKVIVTFAWLLSFVISILSLVGWNDKTSSIYERRRSSPFIYAMNKRSMESRSLATVPEGRHSNRIHIRKILKETKATKTVAIIVGVFTMCWLPFFTMYIIEAFWGTRVPLLAFSNNSY, from the exons ATGTATCAGCGAAAACGAAATTCGTTTTTAATTCCAACAACTTTAACTTTGACCATCATCAACTTGGtcaatttggcgggaaatagttTAGTTATCATTGCAGTAATTACAACAACAAAGTTACGAACAAACACGAACACTTATATAGTGTCTTTAGCATGTTCAGATATTTTGTTGGGAATTTTTGTGATTCCCTTCTCGGCATCATTAGAAATTTTGACATATTGGCCGTTTGGTGTAGTATGGTGTAGTATACGGCTAGCTATAGATGTATTGATATGTACCGCttccattttaaatttattaGCCATAAATTTTGACCGATACTTAGCTGTAACTAAGCCTATACAGTATGCTAGTGCTATGTCCAGATGTCGGAGTAAAGTAATCGTGACTTTTGCATGGCTCTTATCTTTTGTAATATCTATCCTTTCGTTAGTAGGATGGAATGATAAAACTTCA TCCATTTATGAAAGGAGGCGATCTTCTCCATTTATATACGCTATGAATAAGAGAAGTATGGAATCAAGATCATTGGCTACAGTACCAGAAGGTCGTCATAGTAATAGAATTCATATAagaaaaattttgaaagaaacaaaAGCTACCAAAACGGTTGCCATAATTGTTGGAGTGTTTACAATGTGTTGGTTACCATTctttacaatgtatataatagAGGCGTTTTGGGGGACACGTGTTCCATTATTGGCTTTTTCAAATAACTCATATTGA